A genomic window from Arthrobacter globiformis includes:
- a CDS encoding stealth conserved region 3 domain-containing protein, protein MTVQDDIYYGGQASEDVPALAEATSPAAVARLKHRPDVVRRSGRYALINDTRTPYQAMVEDLLFLRNVLDGAGLDYLLVRGNNDRPVIALDWKDRKKLRSALVDACRSEPFYSMTVDAKKKTSVLVADGELSVNRQARIFRLYRPRVEPNGGFEFGASAGVQVELWSFLGNEVILPIENSLTRRTMMAHDAVRGTVERYGHTWPTIENMFADHASDISFDIDMVFSWVDGTSPEYIAARRARQAGAVLGEGDDHEARYRQINELKYALRSVYMFAPWVRRIFIATDSPAPEWLADHPSVTIVRSEEFFADPSVLPTHNSQAVECQLHHIEGLSEHFLYSNDDMFFGRPVGPDMFFTPGGITKFIEAETRIGLGENDAERSGFENAARVNRKLLWNRFGRITTRHLEHTAAPLRRSLVAQMEQEFPAEFAKTAASTFRAADNISVTNSFYHYYALLTGRAVTQTAAKVRYVDTTLRSGLKYLPKLLTKRNLDFFCLNDGSFPEVPAGERAELVTDFLEKYYPIKAPWEK, encoded by the coding sequence GTGACTGTTCAGGATGACATCTACTACGGCGGTCAGGCATCCGAGGACGTACCCGCACTCGCGGAAGCAACGTCGCCGGCGGCTGTGGCGCGCCTCAAGCACCGCCCCGACGTCGTTCGCCGGTCAGGCCGCTATGCGCTGATCAACGACACACGGACGCCCTACCAGGCCATGGTGGAGGACCTGCTCTTCCTGCGGAATGTGCTGGACGGGGCCGGGCTGGATTACCTGCTGGTCCGGGGCAACAACGACCGTCCGGTGATCGCACTCGACTGGAAGGACCGCAAAAAGCTGCGGTCCGCCCTCGTTGACGCCTGCCGGAGCGAGCCGTTCTACTCCATGACCGTGGACGCGAAAAAGAAGACGTCCGTCCTGGTGGCCGACGGCGAGCTCTCCGTCAACCGGCAGGCACGCATCTTCCGGTTGTACCGCCCGCGGGTAGAGCCCAACGGCGGCTTCGAATTCGGGGCCTCCGCCGGCGTCCAGGTTGAGCTGTGGAGCTTTCTGGGCAACGAAGTAATCCTGCCGATCGAGAACTCGCTGACCCGCCGCACCATGATGGCGCACGATGCCGTCCGCGGAACGGTTGAGCGATATGGCCACACCTGGCCCACCATCGAGAACATGTTCGCTGACCACGCGAGCGACATCAGCTTTGATATCGACATGGTCTTCTCCTGGGTGGACGGCACCTCCCCGGAGTACATCGCCGCCCGGCGTGCGCGGCAAGCTGGGGCTGTCCTGGGCGAAGGGGACGACCACGAGGCGCGCTACCGGCAAATCAATGAGCTCAAGTACGCGCTCCGGTCGGTGTACATGTTCGCGCCGTGGGTCCGCCGCATCTTCATCGCCACGGACTCCCCCGCGCCGGAATGGCTGGCCGACCACCCTTCCGTGACCATTGTCCGGAGCGAGGAGTTCTTCGCCGACCCGTCGGTGCTGCCCACGCACAACTCGCAGGCCGTGGAGTGCCAGCTGCACCACATCGAGGGCCTCTCCGAGCACTTCCTCTACTCCAACGACGACATGTTCTTCGGGCGGCCTGTGGGGCCGGACATGTTCTTCACTCCCGGCGGCATCACCAAATTCATCGAGGCGGAGACCCGCATCGGGCTTGGCGAGAACGACGCCGAACGCAGCGGCTTCGAAAACGCGGCCCGGGTCAACCGGAAACTGCTCTGGAACCGCTTCGGCCGGATCACCACCCGCCACCTGGAGCACACGGCGGCACCGCTGCGGCGCAGCCTGGTTGCCCAGATGGAGCAGGAGTTCCCCGCGGAGTTCGCGAAGACTGCCGCCAGCACGTTCAGGGCCGCAGACAACATCTCCGTCACGAATTCCTTCTACCACTACTACGCGCTGCTGACCGGGCGGGCCGTCACCCAGACGGCAGCCAAGGTGCGCTACGTGGACACCACGCTCCGGTCGGGACTGAAATACCTGCCCAAGCTGCTGACCAAACGCAACCTGGACTTCTTCTGCCTCAATGACGGCAGCTTCCCGGAGGTTCCGGCCGGCGAACGTGCGGAGCTGGTTACGGACTTCCTGGAGAAGTACTACCCGATCAAGGCGCCCTGGGAAAAGTAG
- a CDS encoding oxygenase MpaB family protein, whose product MGTFLREWQAELKRTLTGSRDALPDWSRKFAQGDDPGYFLPGSAVWAVHGGVATIVGGIRSLLMQTLHPAVLAGVHDHSNFREDTLGRLARTTAWIHALTYGSTAEAQAATGRVGRLHESVNGKYVDGGGNVRKYSANDPELLRWVHITFTDSFLRAHELWGGPIPGGPDAYVREWAQAGRLMGVEFPPESKDALNRELGEWLAGGTLRCDERVAETVAFIRNPPLHPLLKPGYRVLFEAAVLSLEPGYRRLLGLRTARLGPLPLPVRLAARVTLAVVRSALGPASPSQLAARERLQRLGVT is encoded by the coding sequence ATGGGTACTTTCCTGAGGGAATGGCAGGCGGAACTGAAGCGCACGCTGACAGGCAGCCGGGATGCGCTGCCGGACTGGTCCCGGAAGTTTGCCCAGGGTGACGACCCCGGGTATTTCCTCCCCGGCTCTGCGGTCTGGGCCGTCCATGGCGGCGTGGCGACCATCGTTGGCGGCATCCGGTCCCTGCTGATGCAGACACTGCACCCCGCAGTCCTCGCCGGCGTCCACGACCATTCGAATTTCCGCGAGGATACGCTGGGCAGGCTGGCCCGGACTACGGCGTGGATCCACGCCCTCACGTACGGGTCAACGGCTGAAGCCCAAGCGGCAACCGGCAGGGTGGGCCGGCTGCATGAGTCCGTCAACGGCAAGTACGTCGACGGCGGCGGCAACGTCCGGAAGTACTCCGCCAACGATCCTGAACTGCTCCGCTGGGTGCACATCACGTTCACGGATTCGTTCCTACGCGCTCATGAGCTGTGGGGCGGCCCCATCCCGGGAGGCCCGGATGCCTATGTGCGCGAATGGGCTCAGGCGGGCAGGCTCATGGGCGTGGAGTTTCCGCCAGAGAGCAAGGACGCCCTCAATCGGGAGCTTGGGGAATGGCTCGCCGGAGGCACTCTTCGCTGCGACGAACGGGTGGCCGAAACAGTCGCCTTCATCAGGAATCCGCCCCTCCACCCCCTGCTGAAACCGGGTTACCGAGTGCTTTTCGAGGCCGCCGTCCTGAGCTTGGAGCCTGGCTACCGCCGGCTGCTTGGGCTGCGCACTGCCCGGCTGGGCCCCCTGCCGCTGCCGGTGAGGCTGGCCGCCAGGGTGACACTCGCCGTCGTGCGCAGCGCACTGGGCCCGGCTAGCCCCAGCCAGCTAGCCGCCCGCGAGCGGCTCCAGAGGCTGGGCGTAACCTAA
- a CDS encoding peptidoglycan DD-metalloendopeptidase family protein, which yields MANHGGHKHAPGAAGPGRIALRSLSAAVVVGFSVFAFGFQGPAASIQQPVGAAVPIAPPSGVVGPELLDPDSTPPGYAISGSGIAAPAKAPTGRTVSNTAVKATKTGTAKSPGVASSALKRPGAGFLMAPLEVLTPSSPFGLRHSPITGEGGEFHWGQDFAAACGTRVYAADAGVVRAAGWHPWGGGNRVEIDHGNGLITTYNHLQGIAVEKGDHVRVGEIIAEVGTTGSSTGCHLHFEVIKDGQHQDPMNWNLLPIRQTDQLTPAVFTSFEGGAANTYGWAIPNIPGNSGPGNTDDGLRPVTAAAVANPGSGPSTSPRTTLVASSSTSGSISSRPSTSSPTATPTVTASPKPTSPKPPATAKPKPTPTPTPTPPPTPTPTPTPTPTPTPTPTPTTPPANPAPVDPVPADPTPITPPADPAPTESVTPAPTEPVAPSAPITGSTPAPTEVAPIEPDPVPTAADPVTTVPAVPAPAPVPTSEPATVTSPSAAPTEDAAAAAANATAEAVPTTEPAAAP from the coding sequence GTGGCAAATCATGGGGGACACAAGCACGCACCAGGGGCGGCCGGCCCGGGCCGGATCGCCTTGCGGAGCCTTTCCGCGGCGGTGGTTGTTGGCTTCTCCGTCTTTGCCTTCGGATTTCAGGGGCCCGCCGCCTCGATCCAGCAGCCCGTGGGTGCTGCCGTCCCGATTGCGCCTCCCTCGGGAGTCGTCGGGCCGGAGCTCCTTGATCCCGACAGCACCCCGCCCGGTTACGCGATCAGCGGGTCCGGGATCGCCGCACCGGCGAAGGCTCCCACCGGACGCACTGTGTCGAATACCGCCGTCAAGGCAACCAAGACGGGCACCGCCAAATCTCCCGGTGTGGCTTCCAGCGCGCTGAAGCGGCCCGGGGCAGGCTTCCTCATGGCACCCCTGGAGGTGCTGACTCCCAGTTCCCCGTTCGGCCTGCGGCACAGCCCGATCACCGGCGAAGGTGGAGAGTTTCACTGGGGCCAGGACTTCGCCGCCGCCTGCGGCACCCGTGTCTACGCTGCCGACGCCGGCGTGGTCCGGGCTGCCGGATGGCACCCCTGGGGCGGCGGCAACAGGGTGGAAATTGACCACGGCAATGGCCTGATCACCACGTACAACCACCTGCAGGGCATTGCCGTCGAAAAGGGCGACCATGTGCGAGTCGGCGAGATCATCGCGGAGGTGGGCACCACCGGATCCTCCACCGGCTGCCACCTGCATTTCGAGGTGATCAAGGACGGTCAGCACCAGGACCCGATGAACTGGAACCTGTTGCCCATCCGGCAGACCGACCAGCTGACACCTGCCGTATTTACCAGCTTCGAAGGCGGCGCTGCCAACACGTACGGGTGGGCGATCCCCAACATTCCCGGCAACAGCGGACCGGGCAACACTGACGACGGCCTGAGGCCGGTCACAGCAGCCGCAGTGGCCAACCCGGGCAGCGGCCCGTCAACCTCGCCCCGAACGACCCTCGTTGCCAGCTCGTCGACCTCCGGTTCCATCTCGTCCCGTCCATCGACCTCCAGCCCGACGGCGACTCCGACTGTTACGGCAAGCCCCAAGCCGACGTCGCCGAAGCCTCCGGCGACGGCCAAGCCCAAGCCCACGCCCACCCCGACGCCGACTCCCCCACCGACGCCAACTCCCACCCCGACACCGACGCCGACTCCCACACCGACCCCGACTCCCACCACACCGCCGGCGAACCCGGCTCCGGTCGACCCGGTTCCGGCTGATCCGACTCCCATCACGCCGCCGGCCGACCCGGCGCCCACCGAGTCCGTGACCCCGGCCCCCACCGAGCCGGTCGCACCCTCCGCGCCGATCACAGGTTCCACGCCTGCCCCTACGGAAGTTGCCCCCATCGAGCCGGATCCGGTCCCCACGGCGGCGGACCCCGTAACCACGGTTCCGGCTGTGCCGGCACCGGCGCCAGTTCCCACGTCGGAACCGGCAACCGTGACTTCGCCAAGTGCCGCGCCAACCGAGGATGCCGCCGCGGCAGCAGCGAACGCCACAGCAGAAGCTGTTCCGACGACGGAGCCCGCGGCGGCGCCGTAA
- a CDS encoding phosphodiesterase: protein MELIEAEHPRPRHFLLHLSDPHLLGGPDPLYGAIDSEARLIQLFDEVQASGARPEAVIFTGDLADKGDAEAYAKLRAIVEPACLDLGAQVIWAMGNHDNRANFRAGLFDQPGNDDPVDHSYYVNGLRVITMDTSVPGYHHGELSDNQLDWLAGQLETPAPDGTILALHHPPVPSVLDLSVLVELRDQASLAAVVRNSDVRSILAGHLHYSTTASFAGIPVSVASATCYTQDLNVPVGGTRGRDGGQAFNLVHVYEHTVVHSVVPLGATPTVGEYVSPEETERRLAAAGIRIPEGAKRPMLTRK, encoded by the coding sequence ATGGAGCTCATCGAGGCCGAGCATCCCCGGCCACGCCATTTTCTACTCCACCTGAGTGACCCCCACCTGTTGGGAGGTCCGGACCCCCTATACGGCGCAATTGACAGCGAAGCCCGCCTGATCCAGCTCTTCGACGAGGTTCAGGCCTCCGGCGCGCGCCCGGAAGCCGTGATTTTCACCGGCGACCTGGCAGACAAGGGTGACGCCGAGGCATACGCCAAGCTCCGCGCGATCGTGGAGCCCGCGTGCCTGGACCTCGGCGCCCAGGTCATCTGGGCCATGGGCAACCATGACAACCGCGCCAACTTCCGGGCCGGCTTGTTCGACCAGCCGGGCAACGACGATCCCGTCGACCACAGCTACTACGTCAACGGGCTGCGGGTCATCACCATGGACACGTCCGTGCCCGGCTACCACCACGGCGAACTCAGCGACAACCAGTTGGACTGGCTTGCAGGACAGCTGGAGACCCCCGCGCCGGACGGCACGATCCTTGCCCTGCACCATCCGCCGGTTCCGTCGGTGCTGGACCTGTCCGTGCTGGTAGAGCTCCGCGACCAGGCGTCCCTGGCAGCCGTGGTCCGGAACTCGGATGTCCGCAGCATCCTCGCCGGGCACCTGCATTACTCCACGACGGCGAGCTTCGCCGGCATCCCTGTGTCCGTGGCCTCGGCGACGTGCTACACCCAGGACCTGAACGTTCCGGTGGGCGGCACGCGCGGCCGCGACGGCGGACAGGCCTTCAACCTGGTGCACGTTTATGAGCACACGGTGGTGCATTCAGTGGTGCCGCTGGGCGCAACTCCGACTGTGGGCGAGTATGTCAGCCCCGAGGAGACCGAACGCCGCCTGGCAGCAGCCGGAATCCGCATCCCAGAGGGGGCCAAACGCCCGATGCTCACGCGGAAATAG